The Mannheimia granulomatis sequence TTGAACTACTTCACATTTTTACAATTTGCTTGTTTATTGTTAAGTAAAAATTTTTTATTCTCTCATCGAAACGTTTCGATGAATGGTTTAATCAGATAATGGAGCGTAAAGGGAGAGATTAGATGAAAAAGACGCTAAATCTTAATGCACAACTTTCACATTGTATTGCAAAACTCGGGCATACAGATAGCCTGGTAGTTTGTGATGCAGGTTTGCCGATTCCACAAACAGTAGAGCGGATCGACCTTGCATTAACTGAAGGGGTGCCAAGTTTTTTGCAGACATTTGATGTGGTTGTAAGTGAAATGTTTGTTGAAAAAGTGCTATTGGCAGAAGAAATTAAGCAGAAAAATCCAGATATCTTATCTACTCTTTTGGAGCGTTTACAAAAATTGGAACAAGCACAGAAAAACCAAATTCAAATTGATTATGTAAACCATGAAATCTTTAAAGAGTATACACAAGGTAGCAAAGCTATTGTGCGTAGTGGTGAATGTTCTCCTTATGCGAATATCATTTTATATTCGGGCGTACCGTTTTAAGGTGGAATGATGGAAACCTTGTTGAATATGAATGGGATAGATAAATCTTTCCCAGGCGTTAAGGCTCTGAGTAATGCCTGCCTTTCTGTCTATGCGGGTCGTGTAATGGCATTAATGGGTGAGAATGGTGCTGGTAAATCCACCTTGATGAAAGTCTTAACCGGTATTTATAGCAAAGATGCCGGTACTATCATCTATTTAGGACAAAATGTGTCTTTTAAAGGACCAAAACACTCCCAAGAAGCAGGTATTAGTATTATTCACCAAGAATTAAATTTAATCGGTAACTTAACAATTGCTGAAAATATTTTCTTAGGTCGTGAATTTAGAACCGCTTGGGGAGCGGTTGATTGGAAAAAAATGTATGCAGAGGCTGATAAATTATTGGCTCATTTAGGAGTAAAACATAGTAGTCATCAGCTTTGTGCCGAACTTTCTATCGGTGAACAACAGATGGTTGAAATTGCTAAAGCACTCAGTTTTGAATCCAAAGTCATTATTATGGATGAGCCAACCGATGCTTTAACTGATACTGAAACTGAAGCTTTATTTAAAGTCATTCATGAGTTAAAAGCAGAAATGCGTGGCATTGTTTATATTTCTCACCGCTTAAAAGAGATTTTTGAGATTTGCGATGATGTGACTGTGCTTCGAGATGGGCAATTTATTGGTGAGAAAGTGGTGGCGGATATTGATGAAGATCAGCTGATTGAAATGATGGTTGGCCGCCGTTTGGAAGAGCAGTATCCCCATTTAGAGCAAGAGCGTGGCGAGCTACTGCTAGAAGTGAAAAATTTAAGTGGCAGCGGCGTGAATAATGTATCTTTCCAACTGTATAAAGGTGAAATTGTCGGAATTTCGGGCTTAATGGGAGCTGGGCGAACAGAGTTAATGAAGCTACTTTATGGGGCTTTACCAAAAACCTCAGGAGTTATTGAGCTAAGAGGTAAAGAAATTTCAAACAGTTGCCCTCAAGATGGATTAAATAATGGCATTGTTTATGTGTCAGAAGATCGTAAAGGTGATGGGCTGATTTTAGGTATGTCAGTTAAAGAAAATATGTCTTTGACTTCTTTAGATCATTTCTCGAAAGCAGGTTCAATTCGCCATGATGCGGAAAGATTGGCGGTAGATGATTTTATTACGATGTTTAATATCAAAACTCCAAGTCATGATCAGCAAATTGCTCTGCTTTCCGGTGGCAATCAACAAAAAGTAGCGATAGCAAAAGGATTAATGACACGTCCGAATATCTTGATTTTAGACGAGCCTACTCGTGGCGTGGATGTAGGGGCAAAAAAAGAGATTTACCAATTAATCAATGAGTTTAAAAAAGATGGATTGAGTATTTTAATGGTGTCATCTGATATGCCAGAAGTCCTGGGAATGAGTGACCGTATTTGGGTGATGTGTGAGGGGCAAATTAGTGCAGAATTTTCTCGAGCTGAGGCAACACAAGAGAAATTACTGGCAGCGGCGATTGGAAAAAGTGCACTCTAAAATAAAGGTGTTTTTATGGCTACGCAAAAAAAAGAATTTCAGTTAGGTAAGTTTTTAATAGAGCAACGCTCCTTTGTGGCATTACTAGTATTGATTTTAATTGTTTCAACAATTAATCCTGATTTCTTCAGCGTTGATAATATCTTGAATATTCTACGCCAGACTTCAGTAAATGCGATTATTGCTGTTGGGATGACTTTTGTGATTTTAATTGCGGGGATTGATTTATCTGTTGGTTCTGTACTGGCATTAACCGGTGCGGTTGCAGCCTCATTAGTTGGATCTGAAATCCCTATTTTTTTGGTGATTCCTTTAGTGTTATTACTGGGAACAGCCTTTGGTGGAATTAGTGGTGCTATTGTAGCTAAAGGGAAAGTGCAAGCCTTTATTGCTACTTTAGTGACGATGACATTATTACGTGGTATTACGATGGTTTATACCGATGGTAGGCCTATTAGCACTGGGTTTTCAGAACAAGCGGATTTCTTCGCATTCATCGGCACAGGATATTTATTAGGTATCCCAGTACCAATTTGGATAATGGCAGTTGTGTTTTCAGTAGCTTGGTATATTTTAAAACATACTCCAATTGGCCGCTACATCTATGCGTTAGGTGGTAATGAGGCCGCAACCCAGCTTTCAGGCATTAATGTTAATAAAATTAAGATCTTTGTTTTCGCTGTAAGTGGCTTCTTATCTGCGCTTGCTGGACTCATTGTGACTTCTCGCCTTTCCTCAGCACAGCCCACAGCGGGCGTTTCTTATGAACTTGATGCCATTGCTGCGGTGGTAGTGGGGGGGACAAGCCTAATGGGTGGAAAAGGGCGCGTAATGGGAACATTGGTAGGAGCATTAATTATCGGTTTCTTAAATAATGCACTTAATTTGTTAGATATTTCTTCATATTATCAGATGATCGCTAAAGCATTGGTTATTCTTATTGCGGTATTAGCTGATAATTATCTAGGTACTAAAAAAGTATAATCATTTTAAGGAGATTTCTATGAAAAAATTAACTACTTTAGCATCAGCAATTATGCTTAGTTTTGCCATTGTAGGTAATGCTACTGCAAAAGAGACTATTGCACTTGCGGTATCAACCTTAGATAACCCATTCTTTGTGAGTCTCAAAGATGGTGCTCAGAAAAAAGCCGATGAATTAGGCTACAAATTAGTGGTGCTTGATTCGCAAAATGACCCGGCCAAAGAGCTTTCAAACGTGGAAGATTTAACCGTGCGTGGTGCAAAAGTGCTTTTAATAAACCCAACTGATTCGGAAGCGGTTGGAAATGCGGTGGCAATTGCAAATCGTAATAAAATTCCAGTCATTACGTTAGATCGAGGTGCCTCAAAAGGTGATGTAGTAAGCCATATTGCTTCTGATAATGTTGCCGGTGGTAAAATGGCAGGTGATTTTATCGCACAAAAATTAGGTGATAGTGCTAAAGTTATCCAATTAGAAGGGATTGCTGGTACCTCTGCTGCTCGTGAGCGTGGTGAAGGCTTTAAACAAGCAGTAGAGGCCCACAAATTTAATGTTCTAGCAAGCCAACCGGCAGACTTTGACCGTACTAAAGGTTTAAATGTAACTGAAAACTTATTAGCCAGCAAAGGCGATGTACAGGCAATTTTTGCTCAAAACGATGAGATGGCTTTAGGTGCTTTACGTGCAGTTAGTGCGGCAAATAAAAAAGTGCTAATTGTTGGATTTGATGGTACAGATGATGGTATAAAAGCGGTGAATAGTGGCAAATTAGCTGCAACTATTGCCCAACAGCCCGAATTGATTGGTTCTTTAGGTGTTGAAACTGCTGATAAAGTGTTAAAAGGAGAAAAAGTTAAAGCGAAAATTCCTGTAGATTTAAAAGTCGTTTCAAAATAATATTTGTAGGGGCAGGTTTTAACCTGCCCGCTATTTTATCCGTTATTGGGAAGAGCAAACCTTCCTTTATACTTTATAATAGAAATAAGGACTCAATATGAAAAACCTAACCGTTCTCGGCAGCATTAATGCTGATCATGTTATTTCTGTTCCCTATTTTGCAAAGCCGGGGGAAACCTTAAGCGGTACTGGCTATCATATTGCGTACGGAGGTAAAGGAGCGAATCAGGCGGTTGCAGCGGCACGTTTAGGTGCAAAAGTTTCTTTTATCGGTTGTATCGGTAACGATGATATTGGACGAGCAATGAAAACTGCCTTTGAGCAAGATGGTATCAATACGCAGTCGATTAAAACCATCCAAAATGAAATGACGGGTATTGCGATGATTCAAGTTGCCGAGTCGGGTGAAAACAGTATTGTGATTTCAGCTGGGGCAAACGGGCATTTAGGTGAATCTGTTGTGGTAGAATATCAAGCCGAGATTCAGGAGGCTGATTATTTATTAATGCAGTTAGAAACTCCACTACCGGCGATTATTCAAGCTGCAAAAATCGCCAAAGAAAATGGTACAAAAGTAGTGTTAAATCCGGCACCTGCAAAAGCTTTACCTACAGAATTCTTGAGTTTGCTAGATATGATTACCCCAAATGAAACCGAGGCGGAAATCTTAACTGGTATAAAAGTGATTGATGAACAAACTGCCGACCAAGCCGCTACTGTTTTCCACCAAAACGGTATTGAAAAAGTATTGATTACACTTGGTTCTAAAGGTGTGTTTGTAAGTGAACGTGGCGAAGGCAAAATTGTTGAGGGCTTTCGTGTGAAAGCGGTTGATACTACTGCTGCCGGTGATACATTTAACGGTGCATTAGTTACTGCAATGTTGGAAGATAAAACGCTTGATGAGGCGATTCGTTTTGCTCATGCTGCAGCGGCAATCAGCGTGACCCGTGAAGGGGCTCAGCCGTCTATTCCAACTCGTCAAGAAACTTTGGATTTTTTAAGTCAGCAAGGTTAGCAAGCGGTGCTTTTGAGGGAAAGTTTTACAAATGGCAACTATGAAAGATGTCGCTCGCTTGGCGAGAGTGTCCACTTCAACGGTTTCCCACGTTATCAATAACAGTCGTTTTGTGAGTGAGGAAATTCGCGAGAAAGTGCTGCGTGTGGTTAAAGAGCTTAACTACACGCCCTCTGCGTTGGCAAGAAGCCTCAAGGTTAATGAAACTAAAACCATTGGAATGTTAGTGACAGCAACCAGCAATCCATTTTTTGCAGAAGTGATGGCAGGAGTCGAGCTTTATTGCCAGCAGCAGCATTACAATCTGATTATTGCTACCACTAATGGTGATTCTGAGCGTTTGCAGCATCATTTACAGATGTTAATTCAGCGGAAAGTCGATGGCTTACTCTTAATGTGTGGTGATGCGAGATTCAGTGCTTCCAGTAATTTGAATATTCCCTTACCACTTGTGGTAGTGGACTGGTGGTTTACCGAGCTAAATGCAGATAAAATCTTTGAAAATTCCGCATTCGGTGGTTATCTTGCAACAAAAGCATTGATTGATGCAGGTCATCGTAAAATCGGCATTATTACTGGAAATTTAGCAAAATCTCTCGCTAAGAACCGTTTAGAGGGCTATAAACAAGCTTTAATTGAAGCCAATATTGCCATTAATCCGAATTGGATTATTGAAAGTCATTTTGATTTTGAGGGAGGCATTGTTGGAATGAACAGTTTACTTGCTCAAGAAGAACATCCGACAGCCGTGTTTGCTTCAAGTGATACCATTGCTGTTGGAGCGTATCAAGCGATTTGGCAAAAAGGGCTTAGCATACCGCAAGATATTTCTATTATCGGCTATGATGATATTGATCTGGCAAAATATCTTTCGCCACCACTTTCCACGATTAGCCAACCGAAGTCAGAATTAGGTCAGTTAGCGGTGGAAACCTTACTGAAACGAATTCGCGCAGAGTTGACCGAATTTCAAACTATTATGCTAGAGCCGGAGTTGGTATTACGAGATTCCATTCGTCAGGTAAACAAAAATGCTGAATAATTTGTTAGATTATTCAGCATGTTACATTGAATAGATTAGCCTTTTTGTTGCTCCAAATAAAGTACAGTGGCAGCTACGCGAGAGTGAACATTCAGCTTACGCAATAAGTTGCGAATATGCACTTTCACCGTTTCCTCGGAAATAAAGAGCTGTGCGGCAATTTGTTTGTTAGACATACCCGTTGCGATCCACTGTAGTACATCCAGTTCACGATCGGTTAAACTACTTAAAGGATCGTTTTCCGGTTGGCGGTTTAGTAAATGTTGGCGAACCGTTTCACTTAACACCATTTCACCACTGGCGGCTCTGCGGATATTATCCAGCAATTCCGGAGTATCGGTATCTTTTAATAAATAGCCATCTACACCGGCATCCATTAAGGCAAAAATGTCAGACTGTTCATCTGAAACAGTAAGCACAATGATACGGGCATCTACGCCTTTAGCTCGTAGTGAACGTAATGTGTCCAGCCCTGAAATGCCTTTCATATTTAAATCTAAAATAATGACATCCGGCTCAAGTCGCAGAGCCAGTTCAATTCCATCTGTGCCGTTGCTAGCTTCACCGATTACGGTAAATTGATAATCTAATTCCAATAATTGACGCATGCCCTGACGCATTAGAGGGTGGTCGTCAATCAATAAAATGCTAGTTGGAGCAGCCATTCATTTCTCCTTTCTTCTTCCTCTGTTAAGCGATTAATTTTGCTATCATTGCCTAAAAATAGCAAGTTGTGCTTTTTAATAAATGGTTGTTTTTTGATCTGGGCTAATTTTTATAACAAAAGAAATTGCAAATCTTTGCAAGAAAAAGACCGCTTGTTCGGCTATAATGAGGCAAAATTTTATATGAGCAAAAGATAATGATAAATAAAACTACTTATTTCGCAACCGCCGCTCGAGGTTTTGAAGAAATACTTAAAACCGAACTTGAGCAAATCTGCGGTGCAGAGTGCAAAGTTGCACAAGGCGGTGTGCATTTTACTACAAGCCAAAAAGGGGCATACCAAGCGTTATTACACAGCCGTTTGGCATCTCGTATTTTATTGCCTTTAATCAGCACTAAAATTTTCAGCGACAGTGATTTATACGCTTCGATTATCGCCTTTAATTGGGCAGAATTATTTGATCCACGCGATACTTTCTATATTGATTTCAACGGCACAAACCGAGAAATTCGCAATACCCAATTTGGAGCAATGCGGGTAAAAGATGGTATTGTGGATTATTTTGAGCGTAAAGGTTTTGCCCGTCCAACCGTAGATAAAGATAATCCTGATGTGCGGATTCACGTCTATTTAGATCGTGAAAATTTGGTGGTCTCGCTAGATCTGAGCGGTGATGCTTTGCATATCCGTGGCTACCGCGAAGACACCGGTAAAGCTCCGCTGCGTGAAACCTTAGCCGCGGCGATTATTTTACGTTCCGGCTGGCAAAAAGGTACACCATTGGTTGATCCGATGTGCGGCTCCGGTACACTTTTAATTGAAGCAGCCCAAAT is a genomic window containing:
- the rbsD gene encoding D-ribose pyranase, producing the protein MKKTLNLNAQLSHCIAKLGHTDSLVVCDAGLPIPQTVERIDLALTEGVPSFLQTFDVVVSEMFVEKVLLAEEIKQKNPDILSTLLERLQKLEQAQKNQIQIDYVNHEIFKEYTQGSKAIVRSGECSPYANIILYSGVPF
- the rbsA gene encoding ribose ABC transporter ATP-binding protein RbsA, with amino-acid sequence METLLNMNGIDKSFPGVKALSNACLSVYAGRVMALMGENGAGKSTLMKVLTGIYSKDAGTIIYLGQNVSFKGPKHSQEAGISIIHQELNLIGNLTIAENIFLGREFRTAWGAVDWKKMYAEADKLLAHLGVKHSSHQLCAELSIGEQQMVEIAKALSFESKVIIMDEPTDALTDTETEALFKVIHELKAEMRGIVYISHRLKEIFEICDDVTVLRDGQFIGEKVVADIDEDQLIEMMVGRRLEEQYPHLEQERGELLLEVKNLSGSGVNNVSFQLYKGEIVGISGLMGAGRTELMKLLYGALPKTSGVIELRGKEISNSCPQDGLNNGIVYVSEDRKGDGLILGMSVKENMSLTSLDHFSKAGSIRHDAERLAVDDFITMFNIKTPSHDQQIALLSGGNQQKVAIAKGLMTRPNILILDEPTRGVDVGAKKEIYQLINEFKKDGLSILMVSSDMPEVLGMSDRIWVMCEGQISAEFSRAEATQEKLLAAAIGKSAL
- the rbsC gene encoding ribose ABC transporter permease, with protein sequence MATQKKEFQLGKFLIEQRSFVALLVLILIVSTINPDFFSVDNILNILRQTSVNAIIAVGMTFVILIAGIDLSVGSVLALTGAVAASLVGSEIPIFLVIPLVLLLGTAFGGISGAIVAKGKVQAFIATLVTMTLLRGITMVYTDGRPISTGFSEQADFFAFIGTGYLLGIPVPIWIMAVVFSVAWYILKHTPIGRYIYALGGNEAATQLSGINVNKIKIFVFAVSGFLSALAGLIVTSRLSSAQPTAGVSYELDAIAAVVVGGTSLMGGKGRVMGTLVGALIIGFLNNALNLLDISSYYQMIAKALVILIAVLADNYLGTKKV
- the rbsB gene encoding ribose ABC transporter substrate-binding protein RbsB, which gives rise to MKKLTTLASAIMLSFAIVGNATAKETIALAVSTLDNPFFVSLKDGAQKKADELGYKLVVLDSQNDPAKELSNVEDLTVRGAKVLLINPTDSEAVGNAVAIANRNKIPVITLDRGASKGDVVSHIASDNVAGGKMAGDFIAQKLGDSAKVIQLEGIAGTSAARERGEGFKQAVEAHKFNVLASQPADFDRTKGLNVTENLLASKGDVQAIFAQNDEMALGALRAVSAANKKVLIVGFDGTDDGIKAVNSGKLAATIAQQPELIGSLGVETADKVLKGEKVKAKIPVDLKVVSK
- the rbsK gene encoding ribokinase, translated to MKNLTVLGSINADHVISVPYFAKPGETLSGTGYHIAYGGKGANQAVAAARLGAKVSFIGCIGNDDIGRAMKTAFEQDGINTQSIKTIQNEMTGIAMIQVAESGENSIVISAGANGHLGESVVVEYQAEIQEADYLLMQLETPLPAIIQAAKIAKENGTKVVLNPAPAKALPTEFLSLLDMITPNETEAEILTGIKVIDEQTADQAATVFHQNGIEKVLITLGSKGVFVSERGEGKIVEGFRVKAVDTTAAGDTFNGALVTAMLEDKTLDEAIRFAHAAAAISVTREGAQPSIPTRQETLDFLSQQG
- a CDS encoding substrate-binding domain-containing protein, with product MATMKDVARLARVSTSTVSHVINNSRFVSEEIREKVLRVVKELNYTPSALARSLKVNETKTIGMLVTATSNPFFAEVMAGVELYCQQQHYNLIIATTNGDSERLQHHLQMLIQRKVDGLLLMCGDARFSASSNLNIPLPLVVVDWWFTELNADKIFENSAFGGYLATKALIDAGHRKIGIITGNLAKSLAKNRLEGYKQALIEANIAINPNWIIESHFDFEGGIVGMNSLLAQEEHPTAVFASSDTIAVGAYQAIWQKGLSIPQDISIIGYDDIDLAKYLSPPLSTISQPKSELGQLAVETLLKRIRAELTEFQTIMLEPELVLRDSIRQVNKNAE
- the narL gene encoding two-component system response regulator NarL, with protein sequence MAAPTSILLIDDHPLMRQGMRQLLELDYQFTVIGEASNGTDGIELALRLEPDVIILDLNMKGISGLDTLRSLRAKGVDARIIVLTVSDEQSDIFALMDAGVDGYLLKDTDTPELLDNIRRAASGEMVLSETVRQHLLNRQPENDPLSSLTDRELDVLQWIATGMSNKQIAAQLFISEETVKVHIRNLLRKLNVHSRVAATVLYLEQQKG